A genome region from Bradyrhizobium commune includes the following:
- the cyoA gene encoding ubiquinol oxidase subunit II has product MSRLKILALLPLAVALSGCNYVVLAPAGDIAAQQRDLVIISTVLMLLIVVPVMALTVLFAWRYRQSNIAARYEPEWDHSTKLELVIWSAPLLIIVCLGALTWMGTHLLDPYRNIGRINAQRAVDQARAPLEVDVVALDWKWLFIYPDYGIATVNDLAAPVDRPINFHITASSVMNSFYIPALAGQIYAMPGMETSLHAVINHAGTYKGFSANYSGAGFSGMHFAFHGLDDKGFDDWIAQAKSAGGSLGRAEYLELEKPSQNEPVRRWGTVDADLYRLILNMCVETGKMCQSEMMAIDAKGGLGHEGLNNTLPLAYDKYARRGTALGPEPVFVAGTCTPDAPQGQTTAAVKAPVDTTPLVGAGLKRPTFTPLKSSSFFLGQRPKSDS; this is encoded by the coding sequence GTGTCCCGTCTCAAGATCCTGGCGCTGCTACCCCTGGCAGTTGCGCTCAGCGGCTGCAACTACGTCGTGCTGGCGCCAGCCGGCGACATCGCAGCGCAACAGCGCGACCTCGTCATCATCTCCACCGTCCTGATGCTTCTGATCGTCGTCCCCGTGATGGCGCTGACGGTGCTGTTCGCCTGGCGCTACCGCCAGTCCAACATCGCGGCCCGCTACGAGCCGGAATGGGATCACTCGACCAAGCTCGAGCTGGTGATCTGGTCGGCGCCGCTGCTGATCATCGTTTGCCTGGGCGCGCTGACCTGGATGGGCACGCACCTGCTCGACCCCTATCGCAACATCGGTCGGATCAATGCGCAGCGCGCAGTGGATCAGGCCAGAGCGCCGCTCGAGGTCGACGTCGTCGCCCTCGACTGGAAGTGGCTCTTTATCTACCCCGACTACGGGATTGCCACCGTCAACGACCTTGCCGCACCAGTCGATCGCCCGATCAACTTCCACATCACCGCGTCTTCGGTGATGAACTCGTTCTACATCCCCGCGCTCGCTGGACAGATCTATGCGATGCCCGGCATGGAGACGTCGCTCCACGCCGTGATCAACCACGCCGGCACCTATAAGGGCTTTTCGGCGAACTACAGCGGCGCCGGTTTCTCCGGCATGCACTTCGCCTTCCACGGTCTCGACGACAAGGGCTTTGACGACTGGATCGCGCAGGCCAAGTCGGCGGGCGGCTCGCTCGGCCGCGCCGAATATCTTGAGCTCGAGAAGCCGAGCCAGAACGAACCAGTGCGCCGCTGGGGCACGGTCGATGCCGATCTCTACCGCTTGATCCTCAACATGTGCGTCGAGACCGGCAAGATGTGCCAGAGCGAGATGATGGCAATCGACGCCAAGGGCGGCCTGGGCCACGAAGGCCTGAACAACACGCTGCCGCTCGCCTACGACAAATACGCCCGCCGCGGCACCGCGCTCGGGCCCGAGCCTGTCTTCGTCGCCGGCACCTGCACGCCGGATGCGCCGCAAGGCCAGACGACGGCCGCGGTCAAGGCGCCGGTCGACACCACGCCCCTCGTCGGCGCAGGCCTGAAGCGGCCGACCTTCACGCCGCTGAAGTCCTCGTCCTTCTTCCTCGGACAACGTCCCAAGTCCGACTCCTGA